GTCTTGCGACCTTGCGAATTCCGCTCGCGGATGAACGCGGCGATTTCCGCGGCGACGGCTTTGCTCGCTTCACCGGCATGACGGTAAACGCGGCAGGGAATCTTCTCGGGGCAGGAGCTGTGATCGTGCATGGAGGTGGCGTCGGTGGGTTGAAGGGCGCCGGCGACGGGCGAATCAATCGTACTCATACAGGGCTAAGGAAGGCCTTATTCGTGGTGGGCGAGGTCGCCCCAAAAGCGGACCTCGATCATTACTGCGTGCGCGTTCGTGAGTGTGAATCTCACATTCTAACCGACTTAGCGCCGGATGCGAGACGCTGCGATGCTGGCAGCTTCCAGATCGCAGATCTTCACGGCGTCTTCGGCTAACCGTCCATTGAGAATCTCACTTTCCTGATTTTTGCGCAGACTTTCGATAACATTGCGCAGCTCGGCGGCAAAGGCATCCATCGGGTCGCCGCTGCCGAGGTCAACGCGCTCCGCTTTGCCTGATTCATCGAGAATCGTCGGCGGGCAGAGGTACGTTCCCGCGCCGTTCAGCACTGAGAATTCGAACAGCAGCGTGGCGCGTTCGAGGTGAATCTCGAAGCCATGGTTGAACGCCCGACCTTGTTGGTCGACCGTGCCGCTCGTCGCTTCGACGACGTAATCTTTGTCGGCGAAGCTGAAGAAGCTGTGCCAGAACTCGGGGAGGCCGTCGCGCATCCGGCCGCGGCTCACGACGTCGTCGGGCATGCCAAACAGCAGCCGAATGAAGTGGGCGTCGTGCACGTGCAGGTCAAACAGCGGGCCGCCGACTTGGTCGGCCGTCCAATAGTTCTTCAGCCACGCCGGGTTGGAAATCACGCGGCGGAAGGCGCCGCCGCGAAGGGCGCCGTAGCGGCCGCTAGTCGCCGCTTCGTAAGCCCAGGCATATTCAGGGAAGAACGGCAGCACATGCCCGACGAACAGCCGGCGATCGGCTGCCGCGGCGGCGGCCGACATCCGCTGACACTCGGCCGAGGTGAGCGACATCGGCTTTTCGCAAAAGACATGCTTCCCGGCGGCGAGCGCTTTGAGAGTGACTTCCGCGTGCAGGGCAGGGGGGAGCGTCACGTCGATCAGGTCGAGGTTCGTCGCGGCGAGCATCTCGTCGACGTTCGAGTACGTCGCGACGCCCCTCAGATCCATCTGCTCGCCGGCGGGGCCGAAGTTCCCTTTGATATCGGTCCAATCGCCCTCGAGCCGGCTCTGCTTCGACTCGCAAATGGCCGCCACCCGCACCCCCGGAATATTCCGGTAGGAGAGGTAGTGGATCATCCCCATGAAGCCGAGGCCTACGATGCCGACTTCGATCATGCGACTTCCTTCGTGGTGGATTGAATTGAACCACAACGACACGACGAGCACGACGAAAGGCGGCGTTCGCAAAACGACCGCAATGTTTTTCTGCGTCGTGTCCGTTGTGTCGTCGTGGTAAGTATTACTGAATCTTGCTAAGCCAACTGACTCTTCAGCGACTCAAGCGTTTCGACTGCCGCGGCGATTTCGGCCTTTTGCCGCACCGGTTCTTGCGGGATTTCGCGTTCGATGGTCAGCGGCCCCGTGTAGCCGATTTCTTGGAGCGTCTTCAGGTACGCGGCGAAGTCGACGGCGCCCTTGCCGAGGGCCACTTCGGCGCCCCACGTGTCGCCCGGTTTGTCCGACCAGGTTGCGTCTTTGCAGTGGATGCTGCGGACGTACTTGCCGAGCGTCTTCAGCGCGGGGATCGGTTCGCCGCAGCCGTAGAGGATCATGTTCGCCGGGTCGAAGTTGATGAACAGGTTGTCGCGCTCCATGTCTTGCATGAAGGCGAGCAGCACGTCGGCCGGCTCTTGGCCCGTTTCGAGGTGGATCGCCTGGCCGTTCTTCGCAGCGTAATCGCAGACGTCGCGGGTCACCTTCAGCACGTCTTGATAAGCGGCGCTCGACCGATCGTGCGGAACGAAACCGAGGTGGAGGCCGACCACATCGACGCCCATCAGGTGGGCAAAGTCGGCGATTTCCTTTAGCTCTGCCACTCGAGCTGCGCGGGTTTCCAGCGGCACGAGGCCGATCGTCCGCTCCACCGTCGGAATGTCGGCGTAGCTTTCGCCCTCAAAGCCGGCGAAAACGACGGTGACGCGGATGCCGAGGTCCTTCAGCTTCGCGACGAATTCCTTGGCCCGTTCCGGCGTGCGCGATCCGGCATGCGGGGTGTGGAGGTGCGCGGTCGAAATCCCGAGCTCATGGGCCGTGTCGGGACGGACACCCAACCCGGCGTCGATGCTGATGAAGACTCCAATCGGCCACTTGCTCATGATTTTTCCTTAACCCAGTTCCACTTCTATTCGAATTGAATTGGTAAGCGCGGACTTTCACGCCAGCAGTGTTTGATCCATGCGTTTGGCGACGTCGGTCAGCCACTCGCGGTCGCCGCCGGCCACCTCCGCCGTGCACCAGCCGGAGAACTTGATCTCGCGGAGCGCCTCGCGGACGGCGGCCCAGTTGACGTCCCCTTCACCGATCTTGGCGTCGAACCCCTTGGTGGTACTCCAGTCCTTCACGTCGAGTTTAACGATCCGCGATCCGAGCGTGCGGATCCAGTTCTCGCTCGGCGAGAACTTCACGACGTTGCCGATATCGAAGTACGATCCGACCCACGGGTTGTCGATTTCATCAATGTAGTCGCGGAGCTGTTCCGGCGTTTCGCAGAAGCCGTTCCAGACGTTTTCGATGAGGACGCGGACGCCGAGTTTGCTCGCGAGCGGCAGTACTTGGCGAATGCCGACGATCGAGCGCTGCCAGACATGGTCGTGGTTCTCGTCGGCGCCGTTGACGCGGCCGGGGACGAGCAGCACCGAGAAGCCGCCAAAGGCGTGGCAGTCGAGAATCGCTTGCCGCAGGATTGCGACCCCTTCGTCGCGGACTTTCGCATCGGGGGCCGAGAGTCGGACGTCCCAATGTTTCATATCAACCAGCCCGTGGACGGGCAGGCCGGTGGCATCGCTCGCCTTGCGGACCTCCTCGGCAGAGAAGTCGGCCGGGCTGATGAGCTCCATGCCGTCGTAGCCGATTTCTTTACAAATCTGAAAGTGATCGAGGACCGTGGGGGCGCCTTCGATCATGCCCCACTTCACTGCTTTGTAGAGTTGTAGCTTGTCTGGCGACGCTCCGGCGGCTCGTTGAGCCGCGGCTGATTCGCCCGAGTTGGTCGGTATGGCGGAGCCGATCGCCGCGATGGCGGCGGCAGTCGTGGCCTGACGCAGGAAGTTACGGCGGTTGGAAGCAGTGGCGTTCATCGAGTGCGTCTCCCCAGGCTCAGGCAGTTGAAGGGTCGGCGAACCCACCATGATGGGCGTTGCCGTGGCTCCTGTCTCCCCGGTCTGTTGCAATTTCTTGTACAGATTTTGCGCGATCTCGCGTTACAATCGGGGCCACGAGTTATGTGCGGCCCAATCGCCCCCGCGGCGGTCCTTCGCCACGCTTACTCCAACGGTTGAGAGCGATGCAGCCATCCTTCGAAAAACTGATCCCGCCCACCGGCAGCTCGATCCGCTGTTTCGATCGGAGCATTATCGAGAAACCGGCCGGGTGGCACTACCATCCTGAGGTCGAAATCTGCCTGATTGAGCGCGGTTCGGGAACCCGCTTCGTCGGCGACCATATCGGTAACTACGCCGACGGCGACTTGGTCCTGCTGGGGGCGAATCTCCCGCACCACTGGGCGTCGGACGAGTTTCGCGGGCAGCGCTACGACCGGCACCCAGCCGTGGTGGTGCAGTTCGACCCAGTGCAGTTTGGCGGGCAATTCTTTGGCCTGCCGGAAATGGTCGATACGGTCGAACTGCTCGATCGCGCTGGCCGCGGGTTGCATGTTCGCGGCGAAACGCAGCAACGTGTGGCGGTTGCCGTGCGGGAGATGCTGCGGCAACGCCCCTCCGCGCGACTGTTATCGCTGCTGGGTATTCTCAACTTGCTAGCCCAATCGGCCGATTTGGCGCCGCTAGCCAGCCCCGGATTCGCCCCTTCGTTCCACCCCCGACTGCAAGATCGTCTCAACCGGGTCTGCAAGTACATCCACGATCACCTCGCCGAACCGTCGCTCAACCAAGGCGATTTGGCAAAATTGGCCGGGATGCACCCTTCGGCGTTCAGCCGATTTTTCAAGAACGGCACCCAGCGAACGGTGACCGACTACGTCAACGAGCTGCGCATCGGCCTCGCCTCGCGGCTGCTGCTAGAGACTGAGCTGAGCATCCTTGAGGTCTGCCTCCGCTCGGGGTATGAAAATGCGTCGAACTTCAATCGGCGATTCCGCGAGTTCCGCGGAATGACGCCGCGAGATTTTCGAGCCGCGCATCGGGCGCCTGGCGGCCACCCGCAGCGTGCGTTCGAGCCCCCTCCCCGCGCTGCCGCGCCAGCGTGAAGCCCTCCCTGCCCCCCACCTTCCCTCCCCACCCCACAAAGACTGCCATGGCTGCCAACGGCGACTCCCATTCCGAATTGCGCCGCGAGATCGACGACCTTGGACGAATGGTCGGGACGACGATCACCCGCTTCGCCGGCGACGCGGGGCTGGAACTGGTGGAGAAGGTTCGCGGTTTAGCGCGTTCGATGCGTGAAGGGAACGCCGAAGCGGGGGCGTCGCTTAAGTCGCTTCTCGCGGAACTCGACGAAGCTCAGTTGAAGATTGTGGTCCGCAGCTTCAGCATCTTCCTGGAACTAGCCAACGTCGCTGAGGACCGCCAGCGGATTCGCACGCTGCAGCAGCGCGAAGAGGCGTCGTTCCCTGAACCTCGCAAGGAATCGATTCGCGACGCGATCGCCGCGTTTAAAAGTCGCGGCCTCACCGCGTCGGAAGTACAGACGCTCGTCAATCGCGTGGCGATCGAGTTGGTGCTCACCGCTCATCCCACCGAGGCCAAGCGGCGCTCGGTGCGGCGGATTTTGCGTCGCATTCATAAAACGCTCGCTGAACGCGACGAGCAACAGGGACAATCGCGGCAACAGGCCCGCATCAATCGGCATTTGCAGAGCGAAATGGAAATGCTCTGGCAAACGGATTTCATTCGTCCGCGCCGGCCGACGGTACTCGACGAAGTAATGCGCGGGCTCGCGTTCCTGCCGGTGCTGTGGGAAGAGGCGCCGGCGCTGCTCGATGAGCTGCGGCAAGCGCTCCAGGCCGACTATCCGACGGTGAAGCTGCAACACGACCCGCCGCTGATTCGTTACGGCTCGTGGATGGGGGGCGATCGCGACGGCAATCCGTTCGTGACGCCGGAGGTAACGCAGCAAACGCTCGAACGCCTCCGCCG
This sequence is a window from Lacipirellula parvula. Protein-coding genes within it:
- a CDS encoding AraC family transcriptional regulator, which codes for MQPSFEKLIPPTGSSIRCFDRSIIEKPAGWHYHPEVEICLIERGSGTRFVGDHIGNYADGDLVLLGANLPHHWASDEFRGQRYDRHPAVVVQFDPVQFGGQFFGLPEMVDTVELLDRAGRGLHVRGETQQRVAVAVREMLRQRPSARLLSLLGILNLLAQSADLAPLASPGFAPSFHPRLQDRLNRVCKYIHDHLAEPSLNQGDLAKLAGMHPSAFSRFFKNGTQRTVTDYVNELRIGLASRLLLETELSILEVCLRSGYENASNFNRRFREFRGMTPRDFRAAHRAPGGHPQRAFEPPPRAAAPA
- a CDS encoding Gfo/Idh/MocA family protein, whose protein sequence is MIEVGIVGLGFMGMIHYLSYRNIPGVRVAAICESKQSRLEGDWTDIKGNFGPAGEQMDLRGVATYSNVDEMLAATNLDLIDVTLPPALHAEVTLKALAAGKHVFCEKPMSLTSAECQRMSAAAAAADRRLFVGHVLPFFPEYAWAYEAATSGRYGALRGGAFRRVISNPAWLKNYWTADQVGGPLFDLHVHDAHFIRLLFGMPDDVVSRGRMRDGLPEFWHSFFSFADKDYVVEATSGTVDQQGRAFNHGFEIHLERATLLFEFSVLNGAGTYLCPPTILDESGKAERVDLGSGDPMDAFAAELRNVIESLRKNQESEILNGRLAEDAVKICDLEAASIAASRIRR
- a CDS encoding sugar phosphate isomerase/epimerase family protein produces the protein MNATASNRRNFLRQATTAAAIAAIGSAIPTNSGESAAAQRAAGASPDKLQLYKAVKWGMIEGAPTVLDHFQICKEIGYDGMELISPADFSAEEVRKASDATGLPVHGLVDMKHWDVRLSAPDAKVRDEGVAILRQAILDCHAFGGFSVLLVPGRVNGADENHDHVWQRSIVGIRQVLPLASKLGVRVLIENVWNGFCETPEQLRDYIDEIDNPWVGSYFDIGNVVKFSPSENWIRTLGSRIVKLDVKDWSTTKGFDAKIGEGDVNWAAVREALREIKFSGWCTAEVAGGDREWLTDVAKRMDQTLLA
- a CDS encoding sugar phosphate isomerase/epimerase family protein is translated as MSKWPIGVFISIDAGLGVRPDTAHELGISTAHLHTPHAGSRTPERAKEFVAKLKDLGIRVTVVFAGFEGESYADIPTVERTIGLVPLETRAARVAELKEIADFAHLMGVDVVGLHLGFVPHDRSSAAYQDVLKVTRDVCDYAAKNGQAIHLETGQEPADVLLAFMQDMERDNLFINFDPANMILYGCGEPIPALKTLGKYVRSIHCKDATWSDKPGDTWGAEVALGKGAVDFAAYLKTLQEIGYTGPLTIEREIPQEPVRQKAEIAAAVETLESLKSQLA